The following are encoded together in the Glycine soja cultivar W05 chromosome 5, ASM419377v2, whole genome shotgun sequence genome:
- the LOC114411298 gene encoding uncharacterized protein LOC114411298, which produces MTFDDKAQCIQAVKEYNIRNHFDCKTIYSNQRRLNFVCKLHENGSTWSLGACNSKRHDKWIIKSIRGHHTCLVPMLRQDHRQLDKHVIAQIIQPIVKTNPTVSIKTLIVEIKTFMNYTPSYKKTWLAKQRALEMIHRNWEESYAKLPKLFRALQSCVPGTVIAAQTESLYEGDEIVPGKRLFKRVFWSFGPCINGFAYCKLIVQFDGTWLYGKYTGTLLIATVQDGANHIFPIAYAIVEGETTSA; this is translated from the coding sequence ATGACCTTCGATGACAAAGCACAATGTATTCAAGCAGTCAAAGAATACAACATcagaaatcattttgattgcaaaaCAATTTACTCTAACCAGAGAAGGCTAAACTTCGTCTGCAAGTTACATGAAAATGGTTCTACATGGAGCTTGGGTGCATGCAATTCAAAGAGGCATGACAAATGGATTATCAAGAGTATCAGAGGTCATCATACTTGTCTCGTGCCGATGCTCAGACAAGATCATCGCCAACTCGACAAACACGTCATAGCACAGATCATCCAACCAATTGTCAAAACAAATCCAACCGTCTCCATCAAGACGTTGATTGTAGAGATCAAAACGTTCATGAATTATACCCCATCCTACAAGAAGACATGGTTAGCAAAACAAAGAGCATTGGAGATGATTCATAGAAACTGGGAAGAATCATATGCCAAACTGCCAAAACTTTTTAGAGCTTTGCAATCTTGTGTTCCCGGGACTGTGATCGCTGCTCAAACAGAATCCTTGTATGAGGGGGACGAAATAGTACCAGGCAAAAGATTGTTTAAACGTGTCTTTTGGTCATTTGGTCCATGCATTAATGGTTTTGCATATTGCAAACTCATAGTACAATTTGATGGTACATGGCTTTACGGGAAGTATACTGGCACATTGTTGATAGCTACCGTACAAGATGGAGCTAACCATATCTTCCCGATTGCCTACGCCATTGTAGAAGGGGAGACAACTTCAGCTTAG